In one Alnus glutinosa chromosome 14, dhAlnGlut1.1, whole genome shotgun sequence genomic region, the following are encoded:
- the LOC133857381 gene encoding phosphatidylinositol 4-phosphate 5-kinase 2-like, producing MQETLLSFSEKTIDPTDNNSNYKKQKSEEEEEEEEEEEEEEEEVLFVVAPPRVVVGRTRSPAGSRRVTPTAGTTNATVEKVLPNGDLYTGAFLGNVPHGSGKYLWSDGCMYEGEWKKGKASGKGKFSWPSGATYEGEFKSGRMEGHGTFIGIDGDTYKGYWVADRKHGLGEKCYANGDVYEGSWKCNLQDGGGRYVWSNGNEYVGEWKNGVISGKGVLVWANGNTYQGHWENGAPKGRGVFTWADGSSNAGNWGKDFHFQVGAARKRSSADVDNVDFDVARNVNFPRICIWELDGEAGDITCDIVDNVEASMFYKDGKECRYAGSIAQTPRSPGLSANGEIEIKKPGQMVSKGHKNYDLMLNVQLGIRYSVGKHASILRELRPGDFDPNEKFWTRFPPEGSKCTPPHQSMDFKWKDYCPMVFRHLRELFAIDPADYMLAICGNDALRELSSPGKSGSLFYLTQDDRLVIKTVKKSEVKVLIRMLPSYYQHFCQYKNSLVTKFFGVHCVKPVGGQKTRFIVMGNLFCSEYRIHKRFDLKGSSYGRTTDKPEEEIDETTTLKDLDLKYVFHLEGSWFQELIWQIDRDCEFLEGERIMDYSLLIGVHFCDEYSGGEMKMSPFDMFSGRRDMHHNETFIRGYHLNKVELQDKDWILVDRGPLIRLGANMPARAELVLRVGLDQDSGSGSSNSTPSQCGREIFDVILFFGIIDILQDYDISKKLEHAYKSFQVDPTSISAVDPKLYSKRFRDFIHRIFVVDK from the exons atgcaaGAGACTCTGCTGAGTTTCTCTGAAAAAACCATTGACCCAACTGACAACAACAGCAATTATAAGAAGCAAaaatctgaagaagaagaagaagaagaagaagaagaagaagaagaagaagaggaggtgCTGTTTGTGGTCGCTCCACCGCGCGTGGTGGTGGGTCGGACGCGATCCCCAGCCGGGTCGCGGCGCGTGACTCCCACCGCCGGCACCACGAACGCCACCGTGGAAAAGGTCCTCCCAAACGGAGACCTGTACACGGGAGCGTTCTTGGGGAACGTGCCGCACGGGAGCGGCAAGTATCTGTGGTCGGACGGGTGCATGTACGAAGGGGAGTGGAAGAAGGGAAAGGCAAGTGGCAAAGGCAAGTTCTCGTGGCCCTCGGGAGCCACCTACGAAGGGGAATTCAAGTCGGGCCGAATGGAGGGCCACGGCACCTTCATTGGCATCGACGGCGACACCTACAAGGGCTACTGGGTCGCCGATCGCAAGCACGGCTTGGGAGAGAAGTGCTACGCCAATGGTGATGTCTACGAAGGCTCCTGGAAATGCAATTTGCAGGATGGCGGGGGGAGGTATGTGTGGAGCAATGGGAATGAGTATGTGGGTGAGTGGAAGAACGGTGTCATTTCCGGGAAAGGGGTTTTGGTTTGGGCCAACGGGAACACGTATCAAGGCCACTGGGAGAATGGGGCGCCCAAGGGCAGAGGAGTCTTCACTTGGGCCGATGGGAGTAGCAATGCCGGCAATTGGGGTAAGGATTTCCATTTTCAGGTGGGGGCTGCCAGGAAGAGGTCGTCGGCGGACGTGGATAATGTGGATTTCGATGTTGCCAGGAACGTGAATTTTCCGCGGATTTGTATCTGGGAGTTGGATGGAGAGGCTGGGGATATTACTTGTGATATAGTGGATAATGTGGAGGCCTCTATGTTCTATAAGGACGGCAAGGAGTGTAGGTATGCAGGTTCTATCGCGCAGACACCGAGGAGTCCGGGTTTGTCTGCCAATGGGGAGATCGAGATCAAGAAGCCGGGGCAGATGGTATCCAAGGGGCACAAGAACTACGATTTGATGCTTAACGTCCAACTGGGCATCAG ATACTCTGTGGGAAAGCATGCTTCAATTCTGCGGGAGCTTAGGCCAGGGGATTTTGACCCCAATGAAAAGTTTTGGACGAGGTTTCCACCGGAAGGATCCAAGTGTACGCCCCCACATCAATCGATGGACTTCAAATGGAAGGATTATTGTCCAATGGTGTTCAG ACATCTGAGGGAATTATTTGCAATAGATCCGGCGGATTACATGCTTGCTATTTGTGGAAATGACGCACTTAGGGAGTTGTCTTCTCCTGGAAAGAGTGGAAGTTTATTCTACCTCACTCAAGATGACCGACTTGTGataaaaactgtcaagaaaTCTGAAGTCAAG GTGCTTATTAGGATGCTTCCAAGTTACTACCAACATTTTTGTCAGTACAAGAACTCTTTGGTAACAAAATTTTTTGGCGTTCATTGTGTTAAACCAGTGGGAGGTCAAAAG ACACGTTTTATCGTGATGGGCAATCTATTTTGTTCGGAATACCGTATCCACAAACGGTTTGACCTCAAAGGTTCTTCTTATGGCCGCACAACTGATAAGCCCGAGGAGGAAATAGATGAGACAACAACACTCAAGGACCTTGATTTGAAATATGTGTTTCACTTGGAAGGTTCATGGTTTCAAGAACTTATCTG GCAAATTGATAGAGACTGTGAATTCTTGGAAGGGGAAAGAATCATGGATTACAGTCTTTTAATTGGTGTTCACTTCTGTGATGAATACTCAGGTGGTGAGATGAAGATGTCACCATTCGATATGTTTTCAG GCAGAAGAGATATGCATCACAATGAGACATTCATTCGAGGATATCATTTGAATAAAGTAGAGCTGCAGGATAAGGATTGGATTCTGGTAGACCG GGGACCACTAATCCGGCTAGGGGCAAACATGCCTGCAAGAGCAGAGCTGGTGTTGAGGGTTGGATTGGATCAGGATTCAGGTAGTGGAAGTAGCAATTCAACCCCATCACAGTGTGGTCGGGAGATCTTTGACGTGATTCTCTTCTTTGGAATCATTGACATTCTCCAAGATTATGATATTAGCAAAAAGCTAGAACATGCCTACAAGTCCTTCCAAGTGGATCCCACCTCCATTTCAGCAGTGGATCCAAAGCTATACTCAAAAAGATTCCGAGACTTCATACACAGAATTTTTGTGGTGGACAAgtga